Part of the uncultured Anaeromusa sp. genome is shown below.
AAACTCCTTGCCTGCTAATTGACCGGCCTGGTAAAACAGCCCTTCCGTCTGCTGCGTTCCCAGGCGCTCTTCCAGCACGTCCCTCATCGTATACTGCATCAACCGGTAAGCCTCCAGCCTCGCATAACGTCCCAGCGTAGGCCGGCCTTCATTCAAACCTCCCAAAAGTTCCCATGAAAAAGAATACCGACGTTCCATATTGATTCCTCCTTGCATATAAACAAGCCGAATCGTGTCTCCGTCGCTTCTATTGTAACAAAAAAAATTAGTTTTTGCAAAATTAAAACTATTTTTTCGGATAAGTATTGGGCAAGGAGCGGGGATTGAACAAGAGTCGCGGGAGTCACGGGAGGACACGACAGAGGGCTACGGGGTACAAGTTTTTTAACAGGAGTACAGAGAGTAGAGGGAGGGTACGATGGAGAAACATCAGAAAATACAAGGGATAGACCGGCTTACGGGTCATTGCGAGCGCCAGCGCGGCAATCTCTCCACCAAAAAAAGCAAAGAAAGACCAGAGGAGTAAAGTGAGGGATCAATGAGGCTGCGGCGTCCGTAATTGTATTTGAGACTTTTATTGGAGCAAGGCGGTCCGCAGGACGCAAAAACAGGAGGAGGCGGAGAACAGTTTCGCCTGTTTGAGCGCAGCGAGTTAAGAAACTGCCGCCTTCGCCTGCTTTTGCGAGGCGCGCGCAAATCTTGTCTCAAATACAAGTATGCCGCCAAATTTAGACACTAAAACCTCGGCAAGAACCGTTGTAAATGGTTCTTGCCGAGGTCCGTCCTTCATGACCCGCAAAGGGCTTCTGCATAAAGTTTACAACCGGAACCGCCCCACGGTCTGCTGCATTTCTTCGGCCATCTTAGCCAGCGCCTGGCTGGATGTAGCAATCTCTTCCATCGAGGCCGACTGCTCTTCCGTCGCGGCGGATACCGTCTGCGTATGGCCCGCCGTCTCGCGGCTGATGCTCTCAATGCGCTGCACCGACTGCACCACGTCTTGGCTGTGCGCGCCAATCTCCTGCGCCGCCTGACTTACATGCTGCACCTGCTGATACATAGAGTCAATCAAGCCGACAATCTGCGTGAAGGTATGACCTGCGTCATCCACCACCGCCGTGCCGCGTTCCACTTCGCGCGTGCCATCCTGCATAGCCACAACCGCGCTTTGGGTATCGCCCTGAATTTCGCTGATCAGCTCCGCAATGCGCTTGGCCGCTTCTTGGCTCTGCTCCGCCAGTTTGCGCACTTCGTCGGCTACCACCGCAAAGCCGCGTCCTTGTTCGCCTGCCCGAGCCGCTTCGATGGCGGCGTTTAAGGCTAAAAGATTCGTCTGTCCGGCAATGCCGCTGATGGTATCGACAATTTGCCCGATCTCTTGGGACCGTTCGCCTAAACGCGCTACCACTTCCGCCGACTGGCTGACCGAAGACTCGATCAACTGCATCTGTTTCACGGCTGTTTGCACCGCTTTTTCGCCGCCCCGCGCCGCCTGCGCCGTTTCGGTGGAAGAGTGCGCCATCTGTCCCAAATTCGCCGCCACTTCCTGAATCCGCGAGGACATCGCCTCGACGCCATGCGCCGCTTGCTGTACCGCCTTCAACTGATCATCCGTGCCATGGGCAACATCCGTAATCGACTGAGCCACCTGCTGCGACGCCTGCGCCGACTGGTCCGCACTGGCTGTCAATTCTTCACTGGAAGCGGCTAGATGTTCCGATGAGCTGGCTACCTGCTTGATCATACCATGAAGGTTTTGCTGCATCCGGGTAATGGAATCGCCCAAATGCATAATTTCCTCTACGCCATCCACCTCAAAGCTGCGGCTCAAATCACCGTCCGCCATGCGTTCCGCCGCTTCATCCAACACCAACAACGGCTGGGCCAGTCCTTTGGCCGAATAAACCGCCGTTGCCCCCGCACAAACGGCCACCAACAGCAATAAGCCCGCCATAGTCAACACAATCGTCCAAATCTGGCTGCTCACCTCGCTGGAAGGCAAATACGCCACAACCCCCCAGCCGATAGACTT
Proteins encoded:
- a CDS encoding methyl-accepting chemotaxis protein encodes the protein MSDKVVLKTVTKQTLQSKLIVLLVLFAFLSAALVGGVSTYMNVTQKKDNIAESNRELTGQAASEIERFMSDAKGLTEALAATPTARSMDAAQIKEMIVAAQQKNAYMELIYVMDASGMQIARTSGSLANRADRPYFKDAMAGKLHFSDAYISSFTKAPTVTISTAIRDAAGKPIGVFAADISLKSLWAMAEAVKVGQGGYLDIVDNKGKLLAHPDKDKVQQNESVADRTYIAAVLQGQSGSQEAASTRGEQAMISYSPAKSIGWGVVAYLPSSEVSSQIWTIVLTMAGLLLLVAVCAGATAVYSAKGLAQPLLVLDEAAERMADGDLSRSFEVDGVEEIMHLGDSITRMQQNLHGMIKQVASSSEHLAASSEELTASADQSAQASQQVAQSITDVAHGTDDQLKAVQQAAHGVEAMSSRIQEVAANLGQMAHSSTETAQAARGGEKAVQTAVKQMQLIESSVSQSAEVVARLGERSQEIGQIVDTISGIAGQTNLLALNAAIEAARAGEQGRGFAVVADEVRKLAEQSQEAAKRIAELISEIQGDTQSAVVAMQDGTREVERGTAVVDDAGHTFTQIVGLIDSMYQQVQHVSQAAQEIGAHSQDVVQSVQRIESISRETAGHTQTVSAATEEQSASMEEIATSSQALAKMAEEMQQTVGRFRL